Proteins found in one Herbiconiux sp. A18JL235 genomic segment:
- the dapF gene encoding diaminopimelate epimerase — MPADLHFTKGQGTGNDFVLFTDADGQIDLVPTQVAAICDRHFGVGADGVLRAVRSENIPEGAAALAEDPAAEWFMDYRNADGSIAEMCGNGIRVFARYLLDNGLAELAAGETLVIGTRAGVRDVQRSKLGFQVDLGRWRLDGGEPLVRAKNLQVPRPGLGINVGNPHVVVALADDDELAEADLTFIPHVEPEPEDGANVEFVVPSEPLVRDGVGHIRMRVHERGSGETLSCGTGAAAAALATRHWAGAGAPDHWSVAVPGGVVGVRMFPTEDGEHVALSGPAELVYEGDLAIA, encoded by the coding sequence ATGCCCGCTGACCTCCACTTCACCAAGGGCCAGGGGACTGGCAACGACTTCGTTCTCTTCACCGACGCCGACGGGCAGATCGACCTCGTTCCCACCCAGGTCGCTGCGATCTGCGACCGTCATTTCGGCGTCGGTGCCGACGGTGTGCTGCGGGCCGTGCGGTCGGAGAACATCCCCGAAGGGGCGGCCGCCCTCGCCGAAGACCCGGCCGCCGAGTGGTTCATGGACTACCGCAACGCCGACGGCTCGATCGCCGAGATGTGCGGCAACGGCATCCGCGTCTTCGCCCGCTACCTCCTCGACAACGGGCTCGCCGAGCTGGCGGCGGGGGAGACCCTCGTCATCGGCACCCGTGCCGGTGTGCGCGACGTGCAGCGCAGCAAGCTCGGCTTCCAGGTCGACCTCGGCCGCTGGCGGCTCGACGGCGGCGAGCCGCTCGTGCGGGCCAAGAACCTGCAGGTGCCGCGGCCGGGTCTCGGCATCAACGTCGGCAATCCGCACGTCGTGGTCGCCCTCGCCGACGACGACGAGCTGGCCGAGGCCGATCTCACCTTCATCCCGCACGTCGAGCCCGAGCCCGAAGACGGCGCGAACGTCGAGTTCGTGGTGCCCAGCGAGCCGCTCGTGCGCGACGGTGTGGGGCACATCAGGATGCGCGTGCACGAACGCGGGAGCGGCGAGACCCTTTCCTGCGGCACGGGCGCGGCGGCGGCGGCCCTGGCGACGCGCCACTGGGCCGGTGCGGGTGCCCCCGACCACTGGAGCGTCGCGGTGCCCGGCGGGGTCGTGGGCGTGCGCATGTTCCCGACCGAAGACGGCGAGCATGTCGCTCTCTCCGGCCCGGCCGAGCTCGTCTACGAGGGCGATCTCGCGATCGCGTAG
- the miaA gene encoding tRNA (adenosine(37)-N6)-dimethylallyltransferase MiaA produces MAPEASASAGEEQARLIAVVGATGTGKSELSLRLAERLDERGVAAEVVNADAMQLYRGMDIGTAKLAPAERRGVPHHLLDVLDVTADASVAAYQREARECIEAIQARGAVALLVGGSGLYVSSVIHDFRFPARDAEVRRRIEAELGQTGARALYDRLKVLDPEAAASIGQYNGRRLVRALEVVELTGEPLSGTLPDEPVPWRPLSIVRLGVERQALVPRLDERVVGMWGRGLVDEVAALVPHGLRDGTTASRAIGYAQALADLDGTMPRAEAIAEAQALTRRYARRQVSWFKRYPDALDADALDPASVEAAVGHALAAVS; encoded by the coding sequence GTGGCCCCGGAGGCGTCCGCCTCGGCAGGGGAGGAGCAGGCGCGACTGATCGCCGTGGTCGGCGCCACCGGCACCGGCAAGTCGGAGCTCTCCCTTCGCCTCGCCGAGCGCCTCGACGAGCGCGGCGTGGCCGCCGAGGTCGTCAACGCCGACGCCATGCAGCTCTACCGCGGTATGGACATCGGCACCGCCAAGCTCGCCCCGGCCGAACGGCGCGGAGTGCCGCACCACCTCCTCGACGTGCTCGACGTCACAGCCGACGCCTCGGTCGCCGCGTACCAGCGGGAGGCGCGGGAGTGCATCGAGGCGATCCAGGCGCGCGGTGCCGTCGCCCTCCTGGTGGGCGGGTCGGGCCTGTACGTCTCCTCGGTCATCCACGACTTCCGTTTCCCCGCCCGCGACGCCGAGGTGCGGAGAAGGATCGAGGCCGAACTCGGCCAGACCGGCGCGCGCGCCCTCTACGACCGCTTGAAGGTGCTCGACCCCGAGGCGGCCGCCTCGATCGGGCAGTACAACGGCCGCCGTCTCGTGCGCGCGCTCGAGGTGGTGGAACTGACCGGTGAACCTCTCAGCGGCACCCTGCCCGACGAGCCTGTGCCGTGGCGACCCCTGTCGATCGTGAGGCTCGGCGTCGAGCGTCAGGCCCTGGTGCCGCGGCTCGATGAGCGCGTGGTGGGGATGTGGGGGCGCGGCCTCGTCGACGAGGTCGCCGCCCTCGTTCCGCACGGTCTCCGCGACGGCACCACGGCATCCCGAGCCATCGGCTACGCTCAGGCGCTCGCCGACCTCGACGGCACGATGCCGCGCGCCGAGGCCATCGCCGAGGCGCAGGCCCTCACCCGCCGCTACGCCCGTCGCCAGGTCAGCTGGTTCAAGCGCTACCCCGACGCCCTCGACGCCGATGCCCTCGACCCGGCCTCCGTCGAGGCAGCCGTCGGCCACGCCCTGGCCGCCGTCTCCTGA